From a region of the Lactuca sativa cultivar Salinas chromosome 4, Lsat_Salinas_v11, whole genome shotgun sequence genome:
- the LOC128133250 gene encoding auxin-responsive protein SAUR23-like yields the protein MAIRMPRIIQAKKVLGRSLSNGSRPSSSTDIIPKGHFAVYVGDQEKRRFVVPLSLLNQPSFQDLLHQAEEEFGYDHPMGGLTIPCREEVFVDVASRLCSL from the coding sequence ATGGCTATTCGTATGCCTCGGATCATTCAAGCAAAGAAAGTTCTTGGTCGATCATTGTCCAATGGAAGCCGTCCATCATCATCTACAGACATCATCCCTAAAGGACATTTTGCAGTTTATGTTGGTGATCAAGAGAAAAGACGATTTGTTGTTCCTTTATCATTATTAAACCAGCCTTCATTCCAAGACTTGCTACATCAAGCAGAGGAAGAATTTGGATATGATCATCCAATGGGTGGCCTCACAATTCCATGTCGTGAGGAAGTGTTTGTTGATGTTGCTTCCCGCCTTTGCTCGTTATGA